Part of the Mytilus trossulus isolate FHL-02 chromosome 2, PNRI_Mtr1.1.1.hap1, whole genome shotgun sequence genome is shown below.
ttttataatttgtgaatGCTGTgctttagtttttatgtttgcTTTTAGTGCTTATGCATgtgtataatatagtatttaaTAGTGCAGCCTAAATGTGCATGAAATGTATGTTCtatgtcttttatgttttaatatttgtattgtgtatTATTGTTATGTAAATGTATGCGTTTGTCGGCCAGTTATAAAAGCTCAGAGagcttatgtttatttgttatatgacATGCCGACTATAAATAAAGCTTTGAATTGAATTGCATGTTCCATACTGTGGACTATATGCAACTTAAAGGGGATGAGGGAGTCAGGGAAACTGTCAACAAATGTTGTATGCAGTGTTGCTAGGATTAAGGAATAACATCTTGCTAAGTAGCAGTGTACACGAAGATCAATCCTACACCAATTATTCTGACAAGTCTTTTCCCTTTTCCTTAACAGTGTGCCATGAtaggaaattttgaaaaattctcatcaaattgaaattcaatCTTGCATGAAAACAGATCTTTTCGGTCATTTGAGTCAGCAGCAGTCTTATTGGCATATTGAAGCCTAGTCAAGAAGGTTGGCGCCTACAAACTAGTTTTAAccaccacattatgtatgttcCGTCTCAGTCAGTTGCATGTGTTTGAGCTAGTGTTTTGgtcatttgttttttcgttcatAAGTTGTCAGTTGCCTGTGTTTGAGCTATAGAGTGTTGgtcatttgttttttcgttcatAAATTGTCAGTTGCCTGTGTTTGAGCTATAGTGTTTTGgtcatttgttttttcgttcatAAATTGTCAGTTGCCTGTGTTTGAGTTATAGAGTGTTGgtcatttgttttttcgttcatAAATTGTCAGTTGCCTGTGTTTGAGCTATAGAGTGTTGgtcatttgttttttcgttcatAAATTGTCAGTTGCCTGTGTTTGAGCTATAGAGTGTTGgtcatttgttttttcgttcatAAATTGTCAGTTGCCTGTGTTTGAGCTATAAGAGTGTTGGTCATTTGTTTTTACGTTTATAAATTGTCAGTTGCCTGTGTTTGAGCTATAGAGTGTTGgtcatttgttttttcgttcatAAATTGTCAGTTGCCTGTGTTTGAGCTATAGAGTGTTGgtcatttgttttttcgttcatAAATTGTCAGTTGCCTGTGTTTGAGCTATAGAGTGTTGgtcatttgttttttcgttcatAAATTGTCAGTTGCCTGTGTTTGAGCTATAGAGTGTTGgtcatttgttttttcgttcatAAATTGTCAGTTGCCTGTGTTTGAGCTATAGAGTGTTGgtcatttgttttttcgttcatAAATTATCAGTTGCCTGTGTTTGAGCTATAGAGTGTTGgtcatttgttttttcgttcatAAATTAtgctgttaattttctcgtttacctcgattgattgattgatggttggttgtttaacgtccattggcaaatatttcatgcatattcaggacgattgTCATTTCGAAGCCAGCATTCATATTAAGCTGACTATGCCGTTGTGGCTTTGCACATTGATGAAGGCCTTATGGTGAGCTATCATGAGTTGGTAATATCTGTgtgatttggtctcttgtggacagttgtctcagtggcaatCAAACTACATGTTCTTACTCTTATACATATCTCTCCAACTCCAATGTCTGCAGCATATGCAAATCCTCAAGCATTCAATTTTCGATTTTTCAGCAAacattgttaaattaaaaagtgTGGCTCTTCAAAAAGAACgtctttctttttaataattttattaacattttcatagAGATTCAATTTATCACAATCGTCTGCTGTTTTACAGTAATAAAAATAGCATTTATCAAcaattaaatattacaatgttttaCTTATGACACTTAGTATAGTGGCAAGTACATGTACAAGGATTTCctattatttacaaatacaattCGAGTGTCCTACTTCTTGAACTGTcatcaacatatatattattgtcaaTCATAATGACCTTCACCTTTTATATGAACTCTTCCCTTAGGCAAAGAGAAACAATACATCCATCAAAATTGAATAGACAAACACGGTCATAGTAGAATTAGGTCTATTGCTCAACTGTAAAGGAAAATACATAGCATATAAACTTGATGGAAGTTTTAAATGACCTTGACTTGATGTGGTCATGAGCACTCATAAATGGTTAATACAGCCATGGATTGGTCAAACTTTTAAGTACCCTGTGACCACTTTTTTAAGCGACCATGCAATTTCTTTTCTCTCATCCTTCAACTTCTAGATCTACATGTATacttataaaattaatttccttttatatttagCAGGTAACCATGACAAAATCCACATGCAATGTTGGTGCCCTATATAATGGAAGTTTGAAAGTCAAACAGAAATACAAGATCGAATTTGAAAGCTCTTAGCAACAATGAACCAAGTTTACAAGATGAACTTTTCTAGATATTGATCTGTTTACTGTGATAATGATAGCTTAAATTTATCTTATTTGTACAAAGCAAATAATAATTCTATCTAGAACTGGTGACATCTTGTACCAAAAATCaattattcatataaaacaattaattatcgAACtacccatatatatatatctataaaagaATGGCTGTACAATCTCTTAGAAAAAGGTGTATTCTTTCTATATCAAAATCCATATAGCACATATTCCATTCTTTATATCCTAGGTAAATATTCCAAGATGTTGATGAGGATGTCATTTTAGCGTAGTGATAATTTGAATAGATAAATGTTTGAATTACTCTATGGGTAACTTTTTACATTCTATTATCCCAATTCATCAAAATACAACCATACAGTAAATATGTTCGGAGGTACAgtgaatgattttaaatatacaattaaaagtTTGTACCTTAAATAATGTTACAATTTAATGAAATGATGAATTTTATAAGGTGATGTACCCCAATTGTGtaatgttcaattttataatCTAAACATCTAAAACAGTAGTCCGAACAATAACTTCTGTAACGGCATATGGATCACAATTAGACGATGGACGTCTATCTTCCAAATATCCACAGCCTTCTTCAGCTACTTGACGTGGAATTCTTATACTTGCACCGCGATTTGCTACACCAGCAGAAAAGTCATGTATACTCGAGGTTTCATGGAAACCTGTCAGACGGCGTTCGTTATCTTTGCCTTCTTTAGGATCATAAGCTTTGATGTGACGAACATGATGTTTAGAAAGTCTTTCAATGGCAACCTCAATGACcctaaaagtaaaataaaaacaatattttagaaaaaatattatttcatattgtcaatttttttctggAGGTTTTCTAAATCAAATGTACCATCTTTAATATTGCTCAAAATAGTTCTTCTATGCCAGTATTTATTAATCTTTTAACACATTAGATTTGAAAGAATCAACACTGTTTATCAAGTTTACCaaggtaattttaaatattaaagtctCTCTTGTAACATTTTAAGACATAATTGCCTACTTGTGTAGAGAATCAAAATAAGTGTGGACACATATAAATGACACGTACTTAATTCCTTCAGGATCTCTCATTGCTTGAGTACTGTAGTTACAATGAGCACCTGCACCATTCCAGTCTCCTTCAATTGGTTTGGGGTCTAAAGTGACAACAACACCAAATTCTTCTGCCACACGGTGCAACAAATATCTTCCTACCCACAAATGGTCTCCCATATCAATACCCTCACATGGTCCGACCTGGAACTCCCATTGGGCAGGCATTACTTCAGCATTACATCCTGCAATCTTAACGCCAGCATAAAGACAGGCTCTGTAATGTGCCTCAACAATATCACGACCATATACCTTATTAGCACCAACACCACAGTAGTATGGACCTAAAAGATGAAATCATAATTATTTCAGAGCAAATAGTAATTTCATCATATGCATGTTGCTATTCAGTAACAAGACAGATTTACTTAGTCAGACAATATGACAGTGGACACATGTACAATGAAGATTAGTAAATTTTTtgacatacttttatttttttgaacagaacatttaaaaatattttttgctcaACTTTAATGTCTTCAGCTACATTGTACACAATTTATCTGGAAATGCACACGATCTTGGAATGAGAGGTTGTTGCTGcttaattgcaaaattaaataatttgaacgttattgtaattataattttattgtaccTTGTGGACCAGGAAATCCATTTTTAGGCCAACCATATGGATGTCCGTCAACATCTAACAATGTATATTCTTGTTCAATACCAAACCACGGATGGGTATCTTTAGCCTGTTCCATAACCTGAGCACAGGTATGCCTTTTGTTACTTTCTGAAAACAGgagaaaaaatctttaataacagtctcatgtataaaaatattactaTGCGTCATGCATGCTAGATTCCtttatgtaaacaataaaatagtttaaaatctTTTCTTGGAATATAACAAAAGTCTCTCAAAATGTGCATTTGtaagtttaaatttcataattgatatgtttgtatgatttaaatataatctGACAATGAACTCCTTACAATTGAAAACAAAGATTACCAGGAATTTCAggtcaatactttttttttatacatgtactaaacaatattttccaaaaacaaCAGCCTTTCTTGTTAAAAACTGAACTTTGAGTTGTCTGATGTATAAACTGTatcaaaaatacacaaaacataATAGTCTATTTTCaaactattattttttacacaagtataaaaatgtttcaaataaacTGTTTCCCTTGAACAGGCTTCCTTTACATACATTCTAAAGGAACTATTTCaaaattgtgtaaatatttctcaggtgtttatatttaataaaatttcttaCCTGCTGGCTTTTTGTTATACTTGAGTACATCGCACAACACCAATTTGTGTGGTCCCCTTCTAAaaggatctttgaagattgccACAGGGTTTAAGTACATGTCTGAATTTGAGCCTTCAGCTTGATAAGTACTTGAACCATCATAGTTCCATACTGGACattctaaataaaacaatgatctTCAGTCAGTTTATAGTTTTGAGAAGCATATTATAGTACATACCAATGGTGCATAACTTTTGTATGCATGATTAGGCTGTGAAAATTTCTTCAcataatattatacatgtaggacTTTTGagaattgtgttttgtgaatctttattttacatattaaagttttaataaggaaagaaaaagatgaaaatcCAAAAAAAGACTGCAAAGAGGCTGTTCAAGTATGCttgaaaatttttatataaatttttaataccctcccccccctttttcagtggcagatccaacaatttttaaaagggggatatatatatcttaaatcaAAAACCCTCCCCCTCCAACCTCTGGCTAATCCAGCAATCTTTAAAATTTGACCccgttcaaatgcattgatcatcaaTAAAAGGGGGGATCTAACACCAGGTAACCCCCAACCCATCCTTTAGCACCTATCCACCAATCTTCATGTATTTTTAGGTTTTTCGGCTGAAtctatttttttgaatttgttttttgcaAAAGGTAGTACATGTAATTAGATTTACTGTTTGCCAGATGCAACCATTtgcataggcggatccaggggccCAGGCTCCCCCATtcatgggaaaaatttggtCGATTATATACGGAATCACTGAAGCACAACTTGAGTGGGGCCCCCCTTATGAAAatgtctggatccgccactgatctGTTAAGTTTGCAATACTGGATAAAACTGGTTATACACCCTTGACATACTGGTCCACTGTTAAAATTCTAAAAGGGTTAGGTCATAAACAAACTGGTTAATACTGGTCCATTCAAATTCAGAAAGgatgaggtaaaaaaaaagtaaacataattttttttcaactcctAGCTTGTAAGCAAAGCATTGAACTTGGAAGGGTGGGCTGCTCCAGTCATTCCTCTATAAATTTTCCAACAAAATGTAGAAAAGGGGGGCTGATGTCAGAGAGGGTTGATCGGAAAGGAAAATCCAACAGTAATTTTATCCACCTAACAATGTTAATCAGAATTTTTACCTTTGGGTTCCTTTGGTTCGGATTCCATGGTACGACATTTACTCCTGATGCCTTCACCAGTGCCATCtatccacaaatattcacaCATTACTCGACCCTTCTCCTCCAAGTCCATATACCGACTCAAAATCTCTTTACTCACATGAACTTGAGTCATTTTGGAGATTTAAGTTcctgaattaaaaataaattatcttgtcattaaaaagttcaatacattcttcataaaaaaaaaatacaattgcaTTTGGAGATCAACTCTGTTTAATGATAAAGACCAAAAGCTTCAAGAAAACTCTTAAATTTGGGGTATAGAGTAggttgccaaaaaaatatatggaacAGATCTGATAACAatagcacccccccccccccaaaaaaaatgggatttttcaacatacatatgtatatatgtcatatgcatgtatgtcagaataaattgatatttttattctaacatatatacagaaaaaacaCTGCATTAAACCAAGGACTTATAATATTAGACTATATACGTCcctaattaaacaaaaacagattTTGTTCTCAAGAGTCCCCTACTTTCTTGAATACTAATCTGAAGTCAAATCAGTgagttttgtaaaactgtttatACTGGAAAATTCcagtatttttattataatttgatctatattaaaaataaagtttctaTATAAAGTCGTTTTCAACATATAccattttcttttaactatatcCCTTTTATTAAAATTGCAATTTCTGATTTCTTTGTTGGTATCGATTATGATTGCATCATAACATTTGTGGGGGTTTCCTACTTATTGACCCCGATCAGCTGTTTTGCGGTCACGATTGCATCACCGACTGCACTTTCGACTATCATGCGCAAATCAGCTgatttaatctattcatataaTTTgctgaaatttatatttatcacaCAAATATACacgattgtttaaaataaaatcgaCAAACCTTGTCTGTaatcatcttttatataattttcacaaaaattactttaattttacGATAGTATAgtgttgatattttaaatgtctAAATGTGGTCACTGTTTATTAAAGTAAGTGAATTCTAAATATGGAAATATTAAAACTTACCTTTAaagtaaattatgtaaaaattagaaaaaatatccGCATCAAAACATTTACACAACTTATCCCTTTCAATTCTTCTTTTCAACTAAAAATTTTTCCGCGGTGAGCATTGAATGACCCTCGTAGTTGTCTCATGATTACAACGATTTCATTGGTTAATTTTACTATGGCTGAATTAACAATGATTTTTGCAGCAGGTTATTGAAATGATTTTGTGTCCTTGACCTTGTAGTTTGCGTGTTATCTCTTTTTCCATGATAACTGATTCTGCTATATAAgctgatttatatataattagggTCAAAATATTTGACGATATTTATCGGGTAATTATTTATAAGACCTGGGGCACCCAAAACGGAGGCATCATCAAATTTTTGAGTAGTTGCGTGTGTTGGAATACTAATCTATGGACCACAGACAGAGCGGGTGTACTACTAaatatttatcttatatttctaaatgtttATTCACAATAAAGATCAACATAGAAACATTCATTATAACCAGCTAGTACTACTATTATGTGGTAGACCATATTTCACATGataaccaatatatatataagtatttttaCAAATCATAGCgagtgacttggatggagagtttcaacttgtctcattggcactcatacaacatcttcttcaTATCTATTaagattgttttattgttttattggcaaGCGCACAAATTGTCAATTCGTAACTCAAAattattgtgttatttttatttttcccaCCAGCAATAAAAAGTTATGGACTATTCATTGCATATTATATTGTATCAAggatttaaattaaaagattcccattttatttttttctcggCTAGATGGGTAAGCCGAAAACATAAGACCGTCAGGGAAGTTGCAAGTTAAAACAGGGTATATCAAAAACTGTCGCCGATCCAGTGGCGGATCAAGAAGTTTTCACAAGTAGCTATAGGGTCCACTGACTCGGCCTAAGAGGGGTCTGCTTTGATCAAGCATACTTACGAAAGTAGAGATCATGAACTGAAGTTGTATCATGATAGaaagaaatcaattttttttaaaacttatatattcAGGCATTACATAACCTATTTACCAGAAACTACTGTCagttgaaagtgaaaaaaaagtcCAAGTTATCAGAACCAATTAATTTCAACTACAAAAGTTTATAAGTATGTTATCCCATCAGGAGTCAATTTTACAAAAGAACTTCAGGAACAATTCAGTATCCTTACGATCAATCTAACTTTAaacataaagtaataactaacTCACTGGTATTATGATACTAAATCAGTATAATCCGTCCTACACGCACTTCAATACTTGACTGATATTTTTTAGTGTTATCCAGTTCTAAGACTATTACATCACGGGTAGACCCACTGAAATTAAGTTATCAACCCGGGATTTAATTTTCTACGAAACATGACACAATTCTCTAAATATACCTACCTATATctgcttttgtttgtttttcattgtgttttttaatttttagataattgaaattaaatatttggaCTCGTGACGGTACAGTGACATTGAATAGTCGGTTACTTCCTTATTCATATTAGTATAATCTGACATTATGATATCCTTGCAGAcgtcatttgaattttcattttttgttctcTTACATTGCGTGACTGTCGTACATTCAAGTCCGTAGAATTTGTATAGTAAAACGTCATCCTTGGTAGATCTAGTATCTTGTCCAGAAACGTTTCACAATTCGAGTTTgactttatttatgtatgtacctttatttacatatagcaaaaaagatgtggtatgattgccaatgagacaactatccacaacagaCATGTTTACTAAAACTCCTAATGTTATTGACACTTCGCAAAGTATCGAATTTCTGGTTTCTTCAAGGTATTTTTCCATTGCAAAACGCATTTACCTAATTTAAAAAGTCACAATAAACAAGTTACATGTTGGGTAATTACAATTCCAGTCGACAATTAGGATGGTCGCTGTTTTggttatttgttatttgatggAAATAAACAAGctatatgtctctgataaaaagaaaatttaattttgaaagcgAGAACACACCATAtgatcagagacatataatacaattgtattatatgtctctgatatgattttatgccctttatgggccctgtcatttgggaaataaaaatattctattttattcTATTCTATGTTGTTGTGGCTAATGTTTGTATAGTGAGATCAGAGACATAAaatacatattgtattatatgtctctggtgagactatacaaatccttgtggcttaaaaatgaaattaaaatcttcaTAACTCAATTAACCGTTGAAGATTTGTGACGAAATAAACAACGGTACGCGAATAAGTTAAATCAGAAACATATcacatattgtattatatgtctcttgTTAGATCTATGTATCTGGTCCACTcctatcaataaaatttaccCGTCTTGTTCTGGGAAAATCTTCTGAGGTTTTGTTAGCACCTCatgatttaaattatttctGGAATAAGATTAAAGTCATGATAACGTGGGATACTTCTTTTCTATCGATAGTTTCGAGGAAGTTAAATTAAACTCAAGAATTTTATCCATACGAATTTACCACTTCATATTTAACGCTGGGTTATTTTAATAAGCTTTAAATGTCTGCGATACAGTCTATTTTAAACTTTTCTCTTCTATAAATAGATAGGTGTTTTTAAAAGTGTGTAACTTGCATCAGACCTACACGTGAACAGCGTGACGGAAAATAACACTATTCCAGTTTTTACTGGTTTACGTtccaaatgtgaaaaaaaattcttttctatatttcatttgaatatattatTGTCTGTATTTGGATCACGCCTCTATATTGTGCTCTTTtcaattgaattaaattataCATGATCATACATGCCAATGATTCGTATggtcactatacaaatccttgtacatgcttaaagagggacgaaagagtgccaaagagacagtcaaactcataaatctaaagtAAACTGACAACTTGGCTAACTAGAACATACAGTAGCAAAGTGCTCTCGTACTTTGTCATGAACAAAGATATTATCTGATCATTCTCTTACGAATAAACAAATGTTTGGTTCGATCAATAAATTTACTGACCTTGAGAAAGGAAATCGATTATATACTACGACTTATACAACAATGTCATTGGGTAATGTGTCAGCTAAATGG
Proteins encoded:
- the LOC134708467 gene encoding glutamine synthetase-like — protein: MTQVHVSKEILSRYMDLEEKGRVMCEYLWIDGTGEGIRSKCRTMESEPKEPKECPVWNYDGSSTYQAEGSNSDMYLNPVAIFKDPFRRGPHKLVLCDVLKYNKKPAESNKRHTCAQVMEQAKDTHPWFGIEQEYTLLDVDGHPYGWPKNGFPGPQGPYYCGVGANKVYGRDIVEAHYRACLYAGVKIAGCNAEVMPAQWEFQVGPCEGIDMGDHLWVGRYLLHRVAEEFGVVVTLDPKPIEGDWNGAGAHCNYSTQAMRDPEGIKVIEVAIERLSKHHVRHIKAYDPKEGKDNERRLTGFHETSSIHDFSAGVANRGASIRIPRQVAEEGCGYLEDRRPSSNCDPYAVTEVIVRTTVLDV